In one Leptospiraceae bacterium genomic region, the following are encoded:
- a CDS encoding PAS domain S-box protein encodes MQDPKTKKKNENMQTETNDDFHDFLEFSSEAYLIFSKDRILYTNPSFKRLHNLSSLQTLSDYIIHIHPEDRNAFLKFLETNITKEITNLTYRYIIDNSNSIYLKIKIFPLSDEDKKACIINQIYLDFNDISSQKEKEKQLQRLSKAVIESPAIVSITNEKGIIEFVNTKFTEVTGYTYEEAIGKTHSIIRSRYYSHDYYQMMWKAIAAGNDWHGEFLNQKKDGTLYWEESLIKSVQNEDGSLSFLKLAIDITSRKKLEEEIESNIRSLALLTESRKAILHKDDPKEILEKICEAIVNYTDFKFVWAGIPVLEKKREIKIIAHAGNDNGYLKYLDTSWGTSFQNSSLAGKVLKEGTSIYSNDLNEEERSQWLKKAIACGFHSSLIIPLKDKEESIGILKLYSPKKEDLTADERELLERLADDLSYGLISIRNRKQRDELFWQHNVILENSEIGITYVKDRHFLWINHKLERMFGYEKGEMIGKSTRILFPTVAEYNIFGIDAYAELNKGHSYQIEIPLSRKDGSHIWVSIIGKAVNITNPEMGYIWIMEDVSTRKEFEEKLKKAKRQAESANLAKSIFLANMSHEIRTPMNAILGFTELLEGISKEEKQKYYLNIVKTSSKSLLELIDDILDLSKIEAGKMELYYEEFNLRALIQEIENIFLLKIQQKGLIFHIDIDERLPNNIILDELRLKQILINLVGNAVKFSDHGKVTLMIEVENIREQDLDILISVKDTGIGIEEKEQKLIFEAFRRSDESETKKYGGTGLGLTITKKLVELMKGEIKLFSVHGKGSLFEILISSVKYTENTNIKNPEDHLEPLSIHFTPTTILVVDDLEMNRMLIKDFLTYSQLTILEASSGEDAIKTLQENPELPSVILMDLRMPGMGGKACTEIIKQHESWMHIPVIAQTASAMVEEEENIKKSGFSAFLRKPIHQKNLYRTLMNFLTYSEQREEETGILES; translated from the coding sequence ATGCAGGATCCTAAAACGAAGAAGAAAAACGAAAATATGCAAACTGAAACAAATGATGATTTTCATGACTTTCTTGAATTTTCGAGTGAAGCCTATCTCATTTTCTCAAAAGATCGTATTCTCTATACAAATCCGAGTTTTAAACGCTTACATAACCTATCTTCCCTGCAAACACTTTCAGACTACATAATCCACATTCATCCAGAAGATAGAAATGCTTTTTTAAAATTCCTTGAAACAAACATAACAAAAGAAATTACTAATTTAACATATCGATATATAATAGATAATTCAAATTCTATATACCTTAAAATCAAAATTTTTCCTCTTTCGGATGAAGACAAGAAAGCCTGCATAATAAACCAGATCTATTTAGATTTTAATGATATTAGCTCTCAAAAAGAAAAGGAAAAACAATTACAGCGGCTTTCTAAAGCTGTTATTGAAAGCCCGGCTATCGTTTCTATTACGAACGAGAAAGGAATTATTGAATTCGTAAACACCAAATTTACCGAGGTAACAGGTTATACTTACGAAGAAGCCATAGGCAAAACCCATAGCATCATCCGTTCCAGGTATTATTCACATGATTATTATCAAATGATGTGGAAAGCTATAGCAGCCGGGAATGACTGGCATGGGGAATTTTTAAACCAAAAAAAAGATGGTACACTGTACTGGGAAGAATCCCTGATCAAATCGGTCCAAAATGAAGATGGAAGTCTGAGTTTTCTAAAATTAGCTATCGATATTACATCAAGAAAAAAATTAGAAGAAGAAATTGAATCAAACATTCGTTCTTTAGCCCTACTTACAGAGTCAAGAAAAGCTATACTGCATAAAGATGATCCTAAAGAAATATTAGAAAAAATTTGTGAAGCCATTGTAAATTATACAGATTTCAAATTCGTCTGGGCCGGAATTCCTGTGTTGGAAAAAAAACGAGAAATAAAAATTATTGCTCACGCCGGAAACGATAATGGATATCTAAAATACCTGGATACCTCCTGGGGAACCAGCTTTCAAAACTCCAGTCTTGCCGGTAAAGTCCTGAAAGAAGGGACCAGTATTTATTCCAATGACTTAAATGAAGAAGAACGTAGCCAATGGTTAAAAAAAGCCATTGCCTGCGGTTTCCACTCTTCTCTTATTATCCCCCTTAAAGATAAAGAAGAATCTATAGGAATCTTAAAACTTTATTCACCCAAAAAAGAAGATTTAACTGCTGATGAAAGAGAATTATTGGAGAGATTAGCCGATGACTTGAGCTACGGTCTTATTTCAATACGAAATAGAAAGCAAAGAGACGAATTATTCTGGCAACACAATGTTATATTAGAGAATAGTGAAATTGGAATTACCTATGTAAAAGATAGGCATTTTTTATGGATTAACCACAAATTGGAGAGAATGTTCGGTTATGAGAAAGGAGAAATGATTGGAAAAAGTACCCGCATTCTCTTTCCAACAGTAGCCGAATATAACATTTTTGGAATAGATGCCTATGCTGAATTAAATAAAGGCCATTCTTACCAGATCGAAATTCCTCTTTCAAGAAAAGATGGAAGTCACATTTGGGTCAGTATAATCGGAAAAGCAGTAAATATAACAAATCCCGAAATGGGATATATCTGGATCATGGAAGATGTTTCTACCCGCAAGGAATTTGAAGAAAAACTAAAAAAAGCAAAGAGACAGGCTGAAAGTGCAAACCTGGCAAAAAGTATTTTCCTGGCAAATATGAGCCATGAAATCCGTACACCTATGAATGCAATCCTTGGCTTTACGGAATTATTAGAAGGTATATCCAAAGAAGAAAAACAAAAATACTATTTGAATATAGTAAAAACCAGTAGCAAAAGTCTTCTGGAACTAATTGATGATATACTGGATCTTTCCAAAATCGAAGCCGGAAAAATGGAGTTGTATTACGAAGAATTTAATCTGCGTGCATTAATCCAGGAAATAGAAAACATTTTCCTTCTAAAAATCCAACAAAAAGGATTAATTTTTCATATTGATATAGATGAAAGACTACCAAACAATATCATCCTTGATGAGTTGCGACTCAAGCAAATTCTCATTAACCTTGTTGGCAATGCTGTAAAATTTAGCGATCATGGAAAAGTTACTTTGATGATTGAGGTAGAAAACATCCGTGAACAGGATCTGGATATTCTCATTTCCGTAAAAGATACAGGTATCGGTATAGAAGAAAAAGAACAGAAACTCATATTTGAAGCCTTCAGACGTTCGGATGAAAGTGAAACAAAAAAATATGGTGGAACGGGACTTGGTTTAACAATAACTAAAAAGTTAGTCGAATTGATGAAAGGTGAGATAAAACTTTTTAGCGTACATGGTAAAGGAAGTTTATTTGAAATATTAATTTCTTCAGTAAAGTATACGGAAAATACAAATATAAAAAACCCTGAAGATCATTTAGAACCCTTATCCATTCATTTTACTCCGACCACCATCCTGGTTGTGGATGACCTGGAAATGAACCGTATGCTAATAAAAGATTTCTTAACTTACTCACAACTAACTATTTTGGAAGCCAGTTCCGGAGAAGACGCGATTAAAACTTTGCAAGAAAATCCTGAGCTACCCTCAGTAATCCTCATGGATTTGCGTATGCCCGGCATGGGGGGAAAAGCCTGTACCGAAATAATAAAACAACACGAATCCTGGATGCATATTCCGGTAATAGCCCAGACAGCCTCAGCCATGGTCGAAGAAGAAGAAAATATTAAAAAGTCCGGATTCAGTGCGTTCTTGCGCAAACCCATTCACCAAAAAAACCTGTATCGTACGTTAATGAATTTTTTGACTTATTCAGAACAAAGGGAGGAAGAAACAGGTATCCTTGAATCCTAG
- a CDS encoding trypsin-like peptidase domain-containing protein, which produces MILFWKRKLSKTPVFLLFLLLCLLNLNLSAQNRNVSDAKNAAIELENVFQKIYEDVSPSVVSIATERMVKVQTHPFMNDPFFEHFFGQGRVHKGRQLPHEEKQTGLGSGIILSSDGYILTNEHVIHKMDKLTVKLKNGKTYSAKVAGSDTVMDLAVLKIETKNLPPVKLGDSSAVKVGSWAIAIGAPLGFEQSLTVGIISAVARRGIDSSGLSYIQSDTAINKGNSGGPLLNIHGEVIGINRMIASQSGGSVGIGFTIPINEAREVFTELKKNGKIKRAWIGIGLDSVSDTEEKELGLQSKKGAIVRQVMPNSPAEKSGIKNMDVIVKAGDREIESPQELVQEVRKSKIGKHLKLELIRKKRKIRLLIKPEARPD; this is translated from the coding sequence ATGATTCTATTTTGGAAACGAAAATTATCTAAAACTCCGGTTTTCCTGCTTTTTTTATTATTATGCCTTTTAAATTTAAACCTCAGTGCTCAGAATCGGAACGTGTCGGATGCAAAAAATGCAGCGATTGAGTTAGAAAATGTATTTCAAAAAATATATGAAGATGTTTCACCCAGTGTTGTGTCTATAGCCACGGAAAGAATGGTAAAAGTGCAGACTCATCCCTTTATGAATGATCCATTTTTTGAACATTTTTTTGGTCAGGGTCGGGTTCATAAAGGCAGGCAATTACCCCACGAAGAAAAGCAAACCGGCCTCGGTTCAGGTATTATTTTGAGTTCAGATGGTTATATTTTAACAAATGAGCATGTTATTCATAAAATGGATAAACTGACTGTAAAGTTAAAAAATGGCAAGACCTATTCGGCAAAAGTTGCTGGTTCAGATACCGTAATGGATCTGGCTGTTTTAAAAATCGAAACTAAAAATTTACCACCTGTAAAGCTGGGAGATTCTTCTGCTGTAAAAGTGGGTAGCTGGGCGATAGCTATTGGGGCTCCTCTGGGTTTTGAGCAGTCTTTGACAGTGGGGATTATAAGTGCCGTAGCGAGGAGAGGTATTGATTCTTCCGGTTTAAGTTATATTCAATCTGACACAGCCATCAATAAGGGGAATAGCGGCGGGCCACTGTTAAATATCCACGGAGAAGTAATCGGGATAAACAGGATGATTGCCTCTCAGAGCGGAGGTTCGGTGGGTATTGGTTTTACAATTCCTATCAATGAGGCAAGGGAAGTTTTTACCGAATTAAAAAAGAATGGAAAAATTAAAAGGGCCTGGATTGGCATCGGGCTTGACTCTGTAAGCGATACCGAAGAAAAAGAATTGGGTCTACAGTCTAAAAAGGGAGCTATTGTGAGGCAGGTAATGCCGAACTCCCCGGCTGAAAAAAGCGGTATTAAAAATATGGATGTAATTGTAAAAGCGGGAGACAGAGAAATTGAATCTCCCCAGGAACTGGTACAGGAAGTGCGGAAAAGCAAGATAGGTAAACATTTGAAGTTGGAACTCATTCGTAAAAAACGGAAGATACGTCTTTTAATAAAACCGGAGGCCAGGCCGGATTGA